The window ctcgctaCGATACGCGCTCGGCGATCCCAAGGATTTTGATAACATGTGGCTTGCTCTATTCTTCCTGCCTTTCGGTCTTTTCTTCGACTTCcttgatggcaaggttgctcgatggaggaagaagagcagtCTTATGGGTCAAGAGCTGGATTCCCTCGCTGACTTGGTATGTTGACATGTTCCTCTTGCTGCGATTACTGAGTTCTAACCTAAGAACTAGATTTCATTTGGTGTTGCTCCCGCTATGGTCGCCTTCACTCTTGGCTTCCGCTCCCTCGCCGATACCGCTGGTCTTACCTTCTTCGTTCTGTGCGGCCTCACTCGCCTTGCTCGTTTCAACGTCACTGTCGCCGTCTTGCCCAAGGATGAGACTGGCAAGAGCAAGTACTTTGAGGGAACACCCATCCCCACTTCGCTCGGTATGGATGCCGTCATGGCCTACTGGCTCTCTCAGCGCTGGGTCCACGACAACCTCCCCTTCGGTGTCTGGTTCCAGGGCTCTGCTCTCGAGTTTCACCCTGCCGTCCTCCTGTTCATGATTCACGGTTGCCTCATGACCAGCAAGACTATCCGCATTCCCAAGCCCTAGAGGGCTTACTCAAAAGACCATTTAACATTGTATAATGGCGTGGCATAGCCACATTCCAACTTGGGCGGAGTACCGGAAATATGACTCTGATACGGCGATGTGCTTTGCTATTTTGGAGGTGTGTTGGGTTTGGGCTGAAGGGGCAACTTTAAgtcaaaaaagaaaacaagcGATGTGAATTGGTTTCAGAGCACACGGGCGAGGACATGTTCTTGTTTTgcttgatggtcttggtagGGGAATGGTTCACGTAGTTCATTGATACGATGGTAGTTCATGATACCCAACATTCTTTATATTTTTGTTCTGGGTTCTCGTGAAGCTTGCATGGCCATTGACTCTAGTGACGAGAGTCTGTTTGATCATACTGGTTGTTGACTCAACAAAACTTGCACCGCGACATAGACTTAAATATACCTCGACTACGTTCATCCCCCACCCCCAGGGATTGGCCCATTTTTCAAGAGTGATGAACTGCCGAAGTCAATTTGTCGGTGAACGTTGGACTGATCGCTTACTGACTATTCCAACCAGCAATAATGAGAACATGGAGGTAGTGATTTCGCTAGAGAAAGATGTGGATGGGGTGAATCCTACTGGATCTGCACACTAACCCTTCTTATAGGGCAGCAAATTGCGGTCACTCCTATACAACTTGGTCAAACATTGGTAATGAATGAAAGTCACGAGTCCTTGAGTCTTTGCTCGGTGGATGCTTGACAGAGCCACGAAGATGGATAAACACCAAAAATAGTTTCAACTGTTTACGTGTAACTGGAGGCTCTGCTATCAGTAGACCGACAAAACATGACGAGGCTTGGTTGCCGAATTTACCGGGAAGCAAAAATATGGGCGGATGGTAAGTGATGACGATTGAGATCTCCATCAAGAAGAGGGttcaagaggaagaattCTGTCTTTTATGTTCCACCAGACAACAAACCTAGAAAACCTCAAGGTTTAAATGATTGCCTACACCAACTTTACACAAACCAATCAACACTTCCAAACGCAGCAGGAAGAGTCTGGAACATGCAGTAGCTGGT is drawn from Fusarium graminearum PH-1 chromosome 3, whole genome shotgun sequence and contains these coding sequences:
- a CDS encoding CDP-diacylglycerol-serine O-phosphatidyltransferase, which encodes MSRRSNTVSGSNGNTKDVMSSNSPAIDKQKTLLSADVGHFSLVRAMHLADLITLMNGACGVMSIFSSLRYALGDPKDFDNMWLALFFLPFGLFFDFLDGKVARWRKKSSLMGQELDSLADLISFGVAPAMVAFTLGFRSLADTAGLTFFVLCGLTRLARFNVTVAVLPKDETGKSKYFEGTPIPTSLGMDAVMAYWLSQRWVHDNLPFGVWFQGSALEFHPAVLLFMIHGCLMTSKTIRIPKP